Proteins encoded together in one Triticum dicoccoides isolate Atlit2015 ecotype Zavitan chromosome 7B, WEW_v2.0, whole genome shotgun sequence window:
- the LOC119336177 gene encoding ras-related protein RIC2-like has translation MAAGYRAEDDYDYLFKVVLIGDSGVGKSNLLSRFTRNEFSLESKSTIGVEFATRSLQVDGKVVKAQIWDTAGQERYRAITSAYYRGAVGALLVYDVTRHATFENAERWLKELRDHTDPNIVVMLVGNKSDLRHLVAVPTDEGKSFAERESLYFMETSALESTNVEDAFAEVLKQIYRIVSKRAVEAGEESAAGPGKGEKINMKDDVSAVKKGGCCSS, from the exons ATGGCGGCGGGGTACCGGGCGGAGGACGACTACGACTACCTCTTCAAGGTCGTCCTCATCGGCGACTCCGGCGTCGGCAAGTCCAACCTGCTCTCCCGCTTCACCCGCAACGAGTTCAGCCTCGAGTCCAAGTCCACCATCGGGGTCGAGTTCGCCACCCGCTCCCTCCAGGTCGACGGCAAGGTCGTCAAGGCCCAGATTTGGGACACCGCCGGCCAGGAACG ATACCGTGCTATTACTAGCGCATACTACCGTGGTGCTGTAGGAGCATTGCTTGTCTACGACGTCACTCGGCACGCAACCTTCGAGAATGCAGAGCGCTGGCTGAAGGAATTGAGGGACCATACGGATCCGAACATAGTTGTCATGCTTGTTGGCAACAAGTCCGATCTCCGCCATCTCGTGGCAGTCCCAACTGACGAAGGGAAGTCGTTTGCAGAGAGGGAGTCACTCTATTTCATGGAGACCTCTGCGCTCGAGTCGACCAATGTGGAGGACGCGTTTGCGGAGGTCTTGAAACAGATTTACCGCATTGTGAGCAAGAGGGCGGTCGAGGCAGGCGAAGAGTCGGCCGCCGGCCCTGGCAAGGGTGAGAAGATCAACATGAAGGACGATGTCTCGGCGGTGAAGAAGGGTGGGTGCTGCTCTAGCTGA